Within Oribacterium sp. oral taxon 102, the genomic segment CGAATATTTGATGGTTTCCGGCTACCATGACGGCAAGGCGACGCTTCTCCGGCTGGAGAAGGACGGTTCGGTCGGACCGATCGTTGACGGCTTCTACGACAAGGGCATCGGCTCGGTCGCGGAGAGAACCTTTCGTCCCCACGTTTCCTGCTCGCGGATGACGGATGACCAGAAGTATATCCTGGTCGCCGACCTGGGGATTGACCAGGTAAAGATCTTCCGTTTCGACAAGACAGACGGCAAGATGCGCCAGATTGATACGATTCGCTGTGAGCTGAAGTCTGCGCCGCGGCATTTCCGCTTTTCGCCGGATCGCCGTTTCCTCTATCTGATGTATGAGGTGAAGAATGTGGTGGATGTCTTTACCTTCCGGGAGGGAAAGGATGAGAATGACATTGAGCTGGAGAAAATTCAGACGATCAGCACCCACAACAGCAATCCCGAGAATCCGCTGATCGCTGCCTGTCAGATGCGTTTCTCTCCGGATAAGGACGCGCGGCATCTTTTCGTCTCCAATGCGGGTATCGATACGCTGACGGTCTACAATAGAGATCCGGAGACCGGGCTCCTGACGATGAAGAACAGTCTGCCGGTTTCCGGAGAATATCCGAAGGACTTTTGTATTTTTCCGGATGAGAAGCATGTCGCCGTCGCCAACAACGATTCGGGAGAGATCAGCTTCTTCTCCGTCGATTACGAGACGGGGATGCTGGTCATGAACGCCCGCTCGATCGAGGTGGATGAGCCAAACTGCATCGCAATGGCAAGGCTCGGATAAGGAGGCGTCATGCCCGGCAATACATTCGGCAAGCTTTTTCGGATCACCAGCTTCGGAGAGTCCCACGGCAGGGCACTGGGGGTCGTTCTAGACGGCTGTCCCGCAGGGCTCCCGCTCTCGGAGGCAGATATCCAACCCTATCTGGATCGGCGGTGTCCGGGACAGAATCTGCGGACGACCGCGCGGAAGGAGGCAGATCGGATCGAGATTCTTTCCGGCGTGTTCGAGGGGAAGACGACCGGTATGCCGATCGCGATGGCAGTGTACAATGCGGATCAGCGGAGCAGCGACTATTCCTCCATACAAGATGTATTCCGTCCGGGGCACGCGGATCTCGGATTCTTCGAGAAATACGGGATTCGGGACTATCGCGGCGGCGGACGTTCCTCCGGACGGGAGACGGTTGCGAGGGTCGCGGCGGGCGCGGTGGCGGCGAAGCTCCTCGCGGAGTTCGGGATCTTTGTCACGGCAGAGGTCATAGAGCTCGCCGGCATCGATACGACGAATGAGGCGGGAAAACGCGCTGCGGAGCAGCGGATCCTCTCGCTCCGGGAGGAGCATGATTCCGCGGGCGGCGTCGTATGCTGCCGGGTACAGGGGCTTCGCCCGGGTCTGGGAGAACCGGTCTTCGACAAGCTGGATGCGCGGCTTGCACAGGCGATCATGTCCATCGGCGCCGTCAAGGCGGTGGAGTTCGGAGACGGTACGCGGGCAGCACGCCTGCGCGGCTCTGAGAATAACGACGCCTTTTATATGGCGGAGACAGAGGACGGTGCAGCCTTTCCCCGGAAGCGGACGAATCATGCCGGCGGCGTACTCGGAGGAATGAGCGACGGCTCGGAGCTGCTGCTCCGCGCCTACTTCAAGCCGACACCCTCCATCGCCAAGCCCCAGCAGACCGTGAATGCGTGCGGCGAGAGCGTATCGCTCGAAATTCGCGGGCGGCATGACCCTACCGTGGTCGAGAGGGCAGCCGTCGTGGCAGAGTGCATGACGGCGCTCGTCATCGCGGATATGCTGCTGGAGAATGCGCTCGCGCGGCTGGACGGATTGAAGCGGGTATATGGAATGAAATAGCAGCTTGGGGAAGCAAATGAAAACAACCCTTGTCCTTATCTGAATGGGCAAGGGTTGTTTTTGTGAGAGCTCATCTACGGTATTTCAGACTGAACTGCTTGCCGTACTGAACTGCGAGCTCTATAAAATATCGTCCGGCTTTTCTTGGCGGACTCTCTTTATGGTAAACGAGACAGCTTTCCCATTTCCGGGTAATCCCTGTTCTTCTCGTCGGGATGCCGCGCAGGCAGGAGGCAATGCGGCGCAGGAGGCGCTCTCTCTTGTGAACCAGCAGCGGACAGCGGCAGGGCTTGGCGCCTTGGTATGGAATCAGGGACTGGCGGACTGCGCTACGGTGCGCGCGCAGGAAATCGTGTATGTGTTTTCGCATACCAGACCCAATGGCGCGGACTGGTATACGGTAAACAGCGGCCTGATGTACGGGGAGAATCCGGCGATGGGTTACAGCTCCGCCTCCGGTGTCGTGAACGGATGGATGAACTCTCCCAGCCACAAGGCGAATATTATGAACGGAAGCTTCAAAAGCTGCGGAATCTCCATCATTGAAGCAAACGGATAGTGGCACTGGGCGCAGGAGTTCGGCTATTAAGCGTCTTCTGACAGACAGGAAGGGGGACGCGCGGTGAAAAGAAAAAAAGTCTGGAGGGGGGCGCTGCTTCTGACGGCGCTTTTTTTCCTCTGCCTTTTACAGAGCTGTAGAGGGACAAACAGAGGCACCGTCCCGACAGGAGGCACTGCGGCATCGGACGAAGCGGGCGGCAAGGCGGGGGAGCGCCGCGAGACGGAGCTTCCGCCGTCCGGAAAGCATGGACAGAGCTTCACGCTCCTGCTCTATATGATCGGTTCTGATCTGGAGTCGGAGGATGGCGCGGCAAGCAATGATATCGCGGAGATTCTGGCGGCGGAGACAGAAATGCCGCTCCGGATACTGATCGAGACCGGCGGAGCGAAAAGCTGGAAGGATCCTCAGATCGGCGACCATGCGGGCAGGCGCTTCCTCGTAGAGAAAAACGAGCTCACGGAGCTGGAAAATCTGGGAGAATGCAATATGTCAGAGGGGGAAACCCTTTCTGACTTTATTACGTTTGCCAGGGAAAGCTATCCCTCGGAGCGCTATGCACTGATCCTCTGGAACCATGGCGCGGGCACGCTGATGGGCTATGGGCATGACGAGAACTATCCGGAGTGCATGATGCCGCTTTCCGAGCTTCGGCAGGCATTGGCCGCGGGAGGACTGCGCTTCGATTTCGTGGGCTTCGATGCCTGCCTCATGAGCACGCTGGAGACGGCGGCGGCACTCTCGGAAAATGCAGACTACATGATCGCTTCGGAGGAGACGGAGCCCTGCTCCGGCTGGAAATACACCGGATTTTTACGGGCGCTCTCCCATGATACCGGTCTGTCTGCGGAGCTCCTCGGCAGGAAAATCGTGGATGATTTCACAGATGAGAGCGAGGCAAACTACTGGGATTTCAATACCCTTGCACTGATCCGTCTCGCTGCGGTGAAGAACGTGGTCGATCGTCTGCAGGACATTCTGAAGGGGGAGGCGGAGCAGGTCGAAACGGAATATGTAGGGATCGTGCAGCACGCGGCGAAAACCAAAAGCTTCGGGGAAGGACAGTATGAGCAGATAGACCTGCTGGACTATATCGACCGCTTTCCGGAGGAGACTTCCGGGAGAAAAGAGCTGGAGCAGGCGGCCGAATCAGCCATCGTGTATTCCAGAAGCCTGGTCGAGAATTCCTGCGGACTGGCATTCTACTACCCTTACCGTCGGCCGGAGAGCTATGATCGGGTTCGGGATATGCTCTGTGAGATCGGATATCCCTCGGAATATTTTCTCTTTTTCAACCGCTTTATGAATACCATGATTACCGGACAGTAGTATGTCACGGAGCAAATGGGCGCGGAGCCGGACAGGCGGTATGAGGGAAGCGACTGGTACAGACCGAAGGAGGTCCGCATTCCGGAGGGAACAGTGCTGGATCAGCATATCCTTCAGGTGGAACGGCAGGGGGATGGATGCTATATCCTGAATCTGACGAGAGAACAGTGGGAGCTGATCGTGGACATCGAGCTGGACTGCTTCGTGGAGCTCGGTGACGGCTATCTGGATATGGGCTCCGATGTGCGCTACCGCATGAATGAGGATGGAGATCTGCTCATCGATTTCGACAGAAGGTGGCGGGCGCTGGATGGGCAGCTGGCGGCATACTACTATACCTATGAGCAAAGGGAAGGGGCGTGGCATCGGTACGGATACATCCCTGCCGTCCTGAACGGGGACACACAGGTGGAGCTCATGCTGCTCGAGGATGAGGAGCACCCCGGCTGCCGGAGGACAGCGGATCGGGTGCAGGCAAATGAGAGGGAGAGCGCACTGGGCGTTCCGACGAAGGGGCTTCGGCAGCTGGAGGACGGCGATTCGCTGCGCTTCTATGCGATCCTCACGGATGAGAGCGGCGGCTGTCTTGGCGCCCGCTACCTTTCCGAGGAGGCGCTGATCTGGAATGGGAACTTCCAGCCCGGGTACATTTCGATCTCCGAGGCGTTGGGGAGAGACAGCGGGGAGATGAATATCCTGCTGCAGTTCAAGCTGACAGACATTTACGGTGTCTCCTATTATGTGCCGGTGGAGATGAATGTGACGAGCCTTAGATGAAGCCCGTTTACAGGGACTTTTCCAAATTCAGAAAAATTCTCTTTTTATTTTTGCATCTTGAATTCTAAAGGAAAATTGAGATCGTTTATAGTGAACTTCCTGAAAAATTAACTTTCGACGGCTTTCGGGTTTATTTCTGAGAGACAACGGCGCCGAGGAACTCCATGATCTCCTCAAATGAAGGATTGCTTTGTTTGATTGCCTGGAGCAGTTCCTTGTTGTGACGCTCATTCTGCTTTTTCATCAGCTGATTGGGCTGTTCGAGTTCTGCTTCATAGGCAACCGAATAGTTCAGGACCGGTTTCCCGTTGTTATCCTTCGGATGTCCGATCTCGACGCACTTAAGATCACCTGCCCGGTAATTCTTATTGGTCGAATCATAAGTGATATAGATCTTTTCACGGTGATTATGGCTGCTGTTCCATTCATTTTAAAAAGCAATACACTGATCTCTTGTAAAACCATTAATAAAGAAGAGATCTTTGAGCCGCTATACAGCTTCATCCCCTGTGTAAACAGTAGATGAGTGTAGGCATAATCCGGATAGTACTGCCCGGCGTTGTTTTCCGTAACAATGGAATATGCTGCCAGATCAAGAAAGAGACTGGTGTTCTTCCCAATCAGGCGGCCGATGATCTCATCAAGATGATATCCGGTAATGATCTTGCGGATCATTATAAATGCTCTGATCCTGAGACAGATGCTCCGATCAGCTTTTTCACTGACTTCCGGAAGTTTCGCTTCCGGGAAGTATTTCAGGAAGCTGGTATTGGGATGCATCGTCTCAGATGAAGCATCCGGAAGTTTGACCTCATAATCCTTCCCTTATTACATCGGTACGCGGAAGTATGGAGAAGCTTTACAATATTATTATGAAAATGGTTTCATAAAATGAAACATGTATCATGGCCAAAAAAGAGAACATAAATTGTGCAAGTAATACAATATTATTTAAAATATACTTTTATAATTGACATTTTCGCTCAATACTGATAATCTTGATACAAGATATATAGAAAGTGCTTTCATTAAATGAAAATGAGGGATTAATGATGGGAAAAGTAACGGTATTTGGAAGCTTTGTAGTCGACCTCATGGCAAGGAGTCCGCATCTTCCGATCCCGGGAGAAACAGTAAAGGGCTCTATGTTTAAGATGGGGCCAGGCGGAAAGGGGTTTAATCAGGGAGTAGCGGCGCATAAAGCAGGTGCGGATGTGCTTATGGTTACAAAGCTTGGAAAGGATAGCTTTGCGAATGTCGCACTGGAGACCATGGATCGTCTCCGTATGAACAAAGATCATGTATTCACCACGGAGCGGACGGAGACAGGAATCGCGCTGATTCTGGTTGATGAGAAAAGCAGTCAGAATGAAATTTTAATTGTTCCCGGCGCATGCGCAACGATTTCCAAAGAGGATATTGACAGCCTTGAGGAGACGATAAAGGGATCCGAATATGTCCTGCTTCAGCTGGAGGTAAACCAGGATGCAAACGAAAGAATCGCAGATATGGCAAACAGATATGGCTGCAGGGTGATTATGAACAGTGCACCGTATGCGCCCATGACGGATGAATTTCTTTCCAAGCTGTATATGGTTACGCCAAATGAGGTTGAGGCGGAAGAGATTACAGGGGTTCCGGTGAACGATTTGGAAGGGGCGAAGAGGGCCGCGGCGTACTTCCGGGACAGAGGCGTGAAAAAGGTGGTCATCACGCTTGGTGCAAGAGGCGTTTTTATATCAGATGGAGAGACCGAAGACATTATCCCGGCTTTTCAAGTGGAGGTGGTTGATACAACAGGAGCGGGCGATGCCTTTAACGGAGGTCTTTTGGCTGCGCTTTCGAAGGGACAGCCGATTCCTGATGCGGTGCGTTTTGGGCAGGCTGTGGCGGCATTGTCTGTACAAAGGATCGGCACGACACCGGCTATGCCGACATTTGATGAAATCGAAGCATTTCTGGCAGAACATTAAAAGGAGGGAATATGAGCTATTTAAAAGGAATACCTTCAAATATCAGCTCTGATTTATTGAAGGCGCTGGCAGATATGGGGCATGGAGATCTTTTGGTTATTGCGGATCATTTTTATCCGCCCCACAGTAAGACGCCGAATGGCATCATGGTGGATGCCAAGGGGTGCGGTGCGGCGGAGATCATTGACTCGATTTTAAAGCTCATGCCGCTGGACATTGAGTATGAAGCGCATCCGGTTGAATATATGGTGCCGGATGCGGATTCCGGAATGCATATAGAAAAGCAAAGGGTTTGGGAGGATGCCATCGTGGCGGTGGAAAACAATGGATACAAAAGGGAAATTGTAAGCGCCATAGAACGGTCCAGATTCTATGAAAAAGCGGGACGGGCTTTCCTTACAGTTTGTACCAGCGAAGTCCAGCCGTATGGCTGCTTCCTGATGCAAAAGGGCGTTATGTAAACAGGGACGACTTATAGACATGGGAGGGATAAAATGAAAAGAAGATCCATGGTAACAGGACTGGCGGCGGTAATAGCGGTTTCTCTGACAGCTTGCGGCGGCGCGGGGAGCAGTACGACTGCATCGACGGGAGCGACATCACAGGAAACAACGGCGGGAATGACAGCTTCGGCGTCTGGAAAAAGCTATGACATTGTATATCTTTCTCCGTCAACCGCTTCCAATTTCTGGAGTCAGGTCGAGGTAGGCATTCTGCAGGCAAAGACGGATGCGGAAAAGGAATATGGAATTACGATCAATTATACGCTGACTGGTCCGGCGGAGGAACAGCAGACCGAGGAATATATCACGGCGTTTGAAAACACAATCGCACTGAACCCGAATGCGATTGTCACAGCAACGCTTTCGATTGACCCAACCGTACCGAAGGCCAGAGAGGCCACGCAGGCAGGCATTGTTCTTAATTTCGTAAACTGCGGTATCGGGACTGGTGATGATGGGGCGAATGAGGATTGCTATAATGAGTTCTACTACTGCTCTAACGATACGATCGGCGAGATGGCGGGACAGGCATTCCTTGCAGCTATGAAGGCAAAGGACATCCCTATGGAAGGCGGTGTAATCGGCGTGAATATGAATGCCGAGAATGAAGCGCTTGAACACAGAATACAGTCCTTCCGCGATTACATTTCCGCCAATGCGCCTGGTCTTGAAATGACAGAGACATACTACAATGGCAACAATACGGAGAAGGCGCAGACTAATGCGGAAAATATTATTGCATCCTACGGAGATAAGCTGATTGGTCTTTACTCCGGAAATAATATTACAGCGGATGGCGTGTGCCAGGCGGTGTCGGCAGCAAATCTTGGCAAATCGTTTGTATCTGTTGGTGTTGACTCAGATGATATCGAGGTTTCGGCGCTTCGCAGCGGAACGCTTGATGCCATTATCGTTCAGGATGCCTATACGCAGGGATATAATTGTATGATGAATGCAATTCTGACTGTGATGAATGGGAAGAATCCTGAAGAAAAGAAGCAGATCAATTGTCCTCCGACGATCGTAACAAGCGAGAATATTGATAGTGAAGAGGTGCAGTTCATGATGAACCCCGCCATTCGGTAAAGTTTCATGTGATATGTGCTGTGCAGGCGCTGGGAGCAGCTCCCAGCGCTGCCTCAGAGCTTATACAGTACCATCAGGCGACAGCTTTGTCTGAAAAAGGGGATGTGAAGAAGCAGGAAGTTCATCTCATGCACCGCACTGATACGGCAAATATCAGCGCAATCTATGAGCCGGACTCTTCTTTTTTCACAGTCCCTTTTTTAAAACAGAGTATCTTCAGGGAGAAAGGAAGGTACCGGACTTGCAGGAAGAATTCATTCTGAAAGTGGATAATGTGTGCAAATACTATCCGGGCGTTACGGCACTCAAAAATGTCAGCTTTACTGTAAAAAAAGGAGAGGTAAGAGCTCTCTGCGGAGAAAACGGCGCAGGAAAGTCCACACTCATCAAATGTATTATGGGTGTGGAGCGTCCGGATGAAGGGAAAATCGAGCTGAATTATAACGGTTCCTGGGTTGTAAATGAAAATGCGCTCCAGGCGCAGGAGCATGGCGTATTTGCGAATTATCAGAATGTAAACATCGCCCCAGATCTTAGTATAGCAGAGAATTACTATCTCGGTCGTCAGCCGAGAAAGGGATCATTTGTTGACTGGAAGAAAATGATGTCTGACAGTCAGCGGATTATTGACAAATTTGAAATGAATATTCGTCCGGAGCAGAAGATCAGAGAATTGCCGATTGCCATGCAGGCTATGGTGACGATCAGTAAGATCTCCGTAAACAGCGACATCCGTTTGGTGATTTTTGACGAACCCACGGCACTTCTTGAAAATGAGAAGGTTGAAATCCTTTACAGGTATATTGCAGAGCTGAAAAGGGCCGGCGCCAGCATCATTTATATCTCCCATCGGCTGGAGGAGATTATGGATATTTGCGACTCAGTCACGGTGCTGAAGGACGGAACATATGTGGATACAAAACCGATTGCGGAAGTAACCAAGGACAGCCTGATTTCAATGATGGTTGGCCGTGAAATGACGGACATCTACAATATTCAGCATTTTACCCCAGGCGATGAACTGCTGCGTGCAGAGCATATCGGTGACGGCAAGCATTTTCAGGATGTCAGCTTCTCTCTCCGGCGTGGAGAAATCATAGGATTTTTTGGCCTTGTCGGGGCCGGACGGAGTGAAATCATGCGGGCAATAACCGGCGTTGAAAAAATTACGGCAGGAGATGTCTATGTCCGGGGGGAGAAGACGGTTATAAAAAATCCATCAGAAGCATTAAAAAAGGGAATCGGTTTTCTGACAGAGGATAGAAGAGCAGATGGATGTGCGCTGAAGCTTTCCATTAAAACGAATATTAATATGAGCTCTCTCGATATGATCAGCCGTATGGGGTGCGTCAATTTGAAAAAAGAGGATGAACGCGCAAAGGAGTTTGTTGCACGTGTCAATATCAAAACGCCCGGTGTTGCGCAGCTGGTTGGCAACTTGTCTGGAGGGAATCAGCAAAAGGTTGTGATCGCGAAGCTCTTGTGCCGGAATCCGGATATTCTGATATTTGATGAACCTACTGTAGGCGTAGATGTCGGAGCTAAGCAGGAAATCTATAAAATCATAGAGAGCCTGACCGGACAGGGACGTGGCGTGATAGTTATTTCTTCGTATTTGCCGGAGGTCATGGGGCTGGCAGACAGGTTATATATTCTTGGACAGGGAAAAATAACCGGTGTATTTGGACCGGAAGAGCTGAAAGCGCTGACGGAGGAAAAGGCGCTGAAAGCGGCATCTCTGGGAGATTGAGAGGAAAAGAAATGAACAGCAAATTAAATAAGACATCTGTTTTCGCAAGTACGGAGTTTACATTGGGAATAATTATCGTGGTTCTCTTTGCGCTGGCTTCCTTTTTTACAAAGAGCTTTTTCAGTCTTTACAATGTATCCAACCTTTTTAAGCAGGGAGCGATAGTAGGTGTTCTTGCTATCGCGCAGACGGCTATCATTATCACCGGAGGAATTGATATTTCTGGTGGCGCAATCGCTGGTCTATCGTGTATGATAATGGCGCTGCTTTCCACCAGAACAAGTCTTCCGCTGCCTGTTTATCTTGTTCTGTCCCTGATTGTTTCCGTGGGATGCGGCTTTATGAATTCTGTGATCATCTATGATTTGAAGGTTCCTCCGATGATTGCCACACTGGGGACCCAGACGGTCTTCAGGGGGATCGTGAAGCTGCTTTGCAATGGAAATCCGGTAACGTTCAAGGAGGGAAAGATTCTCGGATTGGGAACCTCGCTTATCGGCGGCTTCCTGCCGGCGTTGACGTTGATCTGGATCGTAATGGCTATTGCGATTTTCCTGTGGCTTCGTTATAGAATTACCGGACGGAATATGTTTGTGATCGGCTCTGGCATTGAGGTGGCGAGGCTTAGCGGCATTAATGTCCGCAAGATGCATTATCTGGTTTATTCCATGGCGGGGCTGATTTATGGAATTGCCGGTCTCATGCTGGCGGCGCGTGTCGGCATGGCGCAGCCGGGAACCGGGGAAGGATATGATATGAACGCAATTGCAGCTGCTGTGATTGGCGGGGCTTCTCTCGCGGGCGGACGCGGGGCGGTCACGGGAACGCTGCTTGGCACATTGCTGATGGTTATTATTACCAACGCAGGAACCGCATTCCAGATTGATCCGTATATTCTGGATGTTACCACCGGTATATTGATTATTTTTGCGGTATCTATGGATATGATGAAAGCGAAGAAAGGTCATTAGCGTTTAGACAGGGCTGAGACTGAGGGAGAATGGATGAATATATATGACATTGCAACGGAAGCCGGGGTGTCTCCGACTACGGTTTCCCGGGTACTGAATGAAAAGGATAATGTGAAGGATTCCACCCGTCAAAAGGTGCTGGCGGTAATTGCGGGGAAGGAGTACAGGCCGAATCCGATTGCGCAGCATCTGAGCACCGGTGATTCCAGAACAATAGCTTTTCTGGCGCCCGATATTGACAATGCCTTTTTTTCCAAGATTCTTCATGGCATATCGGATTATGCTTACAAGCATGATTTAAGCGTTTCCATGTATGGAACAGACGAGAATCTGCAGCGGGAGCATAGGATATTAGAAACGTTAAAATCCGGAGTTGTCAGAGGACTGATCATTACGCCCATTTCAGCCATGGATAAAAAGACAGCGTCGCTGCTTCGGGAGCTGAAGGCGAGCGGGATACCGGTTGTTCTGGTTGATCGGGACATTCAGGGAATGAATTTCGACGGCGTTTTTTCAAACGATGAGAAAACGGCAAAAGAAGCGGTACGTTGTCTTATTGATGCGGGACATAAAAAAATTGCGATTATCGCGGGGTCCAAAACCTCAAAGCCGGGGGAAAACAGATTGACAGGATATAAGGCAGCGCTCGCAGAAGCCGGGATCGCGCTTCGTGAGGAGTATATAGTAAATGGTTTTTTTCATGAAAAAGAATCGTATGAAGCCGCTAAAATACTGATGCAGCTCCCTGATCCCCCCACCGCTGTATTTTCTTCCAATAATCTGTCGACGTTAGGGTGTTTAAGGTATCTGTGGGAACAGGGATTGTGCATAGGGAAGGATATTTCTCTGGTGGGATTTGATGATATCAGAGAATTGCGTTCGACAAATATCCAGCTTACGGCAGTGGA encodes:
- a CDS encoding lactonase family protein, whose translation is MKGKYVAYIGSYSYTGSAKGITICDVDVERGVLKKRTEIEVNNSSYLVVSRDQKTLYSIVDEGVVAFHILENGALSRINTRNIRGMRGCHLAIDRDDEYLMVSGYHDGKATLLRLEKDGSVGPIVDGFYDKGIGSVAERTFRPHVSCSRMTDDQKYILVADLGIDQVKIFRFDKTDGKMRQIDTIRCELKSAPRHFRFSPDRRFLYLMYEVKNVVDVFTFREGKDENDIELEKIQTISTHNSNPENPLIAACQMRFSPDKDARHLFVSNAGIDTLTVYNRDPETGLLTMKNSLPVSGEYPKDFCIFPDEKHVAVANNDSGEISFFSVDYETGMLVMNARSIEVDEPNCIAMARLG
- the aroC gene encoding chorismate synthase, coding for MPGNTFGKLFRITSFGESHGRALGVVLDGCPAGLPLSEADIQPYLDRRCPGQNLRTTARKEADRIEILSGVFEGKTTGMPIAMAVYNADQRSSDYSSIQDVFRPGHADLGFFEKYGIRDYRGGGRSSGRETVARVAAGAVAAKLLAEFGIFVTAEVIELAGIDTTNEAGKRAAEQRILSLREEHDSAGGVVCCRVQGLRPGLGEPVFDKLDARLAQAIMSIGAVKAVEFGDGTRAARLRGSENNDAFYMAETEDGAAFPRKRTNHAGGVLGGMSDGSELLLRAYFKPTPSIAKPQQTVNACGESVSLEIRGRHDPTVVERAAVVAECMTALVIADMLLENALARLDGLKRVYGMK
- a CDS encoding CAP domain-containing protein; translated protein: MVNETAFPFPGNPCSSRRDAAQAGGNAAQEALSLVNQQRTAAGLGALVWNQGLADCATVRAQEIVYVFSHTRPNGADWYTVNSGLMYGENPAMGYSSASGVVNGWMNSPSHKANIMNGSFKSCGISIIEANG
- a CDS encoding clostripain-related cysteine peptidase, with amino-acid sequence MKRKKVWRGALLLTALFFLCLLQSCRGTNRGTVPTGGTAASDEAGGKAGERRETELPPSGKHGQSFTLLLYMIGSDLESEDGAASNDIAEILAAETEMPLRILIETGGAKSWKDPQIGDHAGRRFLVEKNELTELENLGECNMSEGETLSDFITFARESYPSERYALILWNHGAGTLMGYGHDENYPECMMPLSELRQALAAGGLRFDFVGFDACLMSTLETAAALSENADYMIASEETEPCSGWKYTGFLRALSHDTGLSAELLGRKIVDDFTDESEANYWDFNTLALIRLAAVKNVVDRLQDILKGEAEQVETEYVGIVQHAAKTKSFGEGQYEQIDLLDYIDRFPEETSGRKELEQAAESAIVYSRSLVENSCGLAFYYPYRRPESYDRVRDMLCEIGYPSEYFLFFNRFMNTMITGQ
- the rbsK gene encoding ribokinase; the encoded protein is MGKVTVFGSFVVDLMARSPHLPIPGETVKGSMFKMGPGGKGFNQGVAAHKAGADVLMVTKLGKDSFANVALETMDRLRMNKDHVFTTERTETGIALILVDEKSSQNEILIVPGACATISKEDIDSLEETIKGSEYVLLQLEVNQDANERIADMANRYGCRVIMNSAPYAPMTDEFLSKLYMVTPNEVEAEEITGVPVNDLEGAKRAAAYFRDRGVKKVVITLGARGVFISDGETEDIIPAFQVEVVDTTGAGDAFNGGLLAALSKGQPIPDAVRFGQAVAALSVQRIGTTPAMPTFDEIEAFLAEH
- a CDS encoding RbsD/FucU family protein, with amino-acid sequence MSYLKGIPSNISSDLLKALADMGHGDLLVIADHFYPPHSKTPNGIMVDAKGCGAAEIIDSILKLMPLDIEYEAHPVEYMVPDADSGMHIEKQRVWEDAIVAVENNGYKREIVSAIERSRFYEKAGRAFLTVCTSEVQPYGCFLMQKGVM
- a CDS encoding substrate-binding domain-containing protein codes for the protein MKRRSMVTGLAAVIAVSLTACGGAGSSTTASTGATSQETTAGMTASASGKSYDIVYLSPSTASNFWSQVEVGILQAKTDAEKEYGITINYTLTGPAEEQQTEEYITAFENTIALNPNAIVTATLSIDPTVPKAREATQAGIVLNFVNCGIGTGDDGANEDCYNEFYYCSNDTIGEMAGQAFLAAMKAKDIPMEGGVIGVNMNAENEALEHRIQSFRDYISANAPGLEMTETYYNGNNTEKAQTNAENIIASYGDKLIGLYSGNNITADGVCQAVSAANLGKSFVSVGVDSDDIEVSALRSGTLDAIIVQDAYTQGYNCMMNAILTVMNGKNPEEKKQINCPPTIVTSENIDSEEVQFMMNPAIR
- a CDS encoding sugar ABC transporter ATP-binding protein — its product is MQEEFILKVDNVCKYYPGVTALKNVSFTVKKGEVRALCGENGAGKSTLIKCIMGVERPDEGKIELNYNGSWVVNENALQAQEHGVFANYQNVNIAPDLSIAENYYLGRQPRKGSFVDWKKMMSDSQRIIDKFEMNIRPEQKIRELPIAMQAMVTISKISVNSDIRLVIFDEPTALLENEKVEILYRYIAELKRAGASIIYISHRLEEIMDICDSVTVLKDGTYVDTKPIAEVTKDSLISMMVGREMTDIYNIQHFTPGDELLRAEHIGDGKHFQDVSFSLRRGEIIGFFGLVGAGRSEIMRAITGVEKITAGDVYVRGEKTVIKNPSEALKKGIGFLTEDRRADGCALKLSIKTNINMSSLDMISRMGCVNLKKEDERAKEFVARVNIKTPGVAQLVGNLSGGNQQKVVIAKLLCRNPDILIFDEPTVGVDVGAKQEIYKIIESLTGQGRGVIVISSYLPEVMGLADRLYILGQGKITGVFGPEELKALTEEKALKAASLGD
- a CDS encoding ABC transporter permease, with product MNSKLNKTSVFASTEFTLGIIIVVLFALASFFTKSFFSLYNVSNLFKQGAIVGVLAIAQTAIIITGGIDISGGAIAGLSCMIMALLSTRTSLPLPVYLVLSLIVSVGCGFMNSVIIYDLKVPPMIATLGTQTVFRGIVKLLCNGNPVTFKEGKILGLGTSLIGGFLPALTLIWIVMAIAIFLWLRYRITGRNMFVIGSGIEVARLSGINVRKMHYLVYSMAGLIYGIAGLMLAARVGMAQPGTGEGYDMNAIAAAVIGGASLAGGRGAVTGTLLGTLLMVIITNAGTAFQIDPYILDVTTGILIIFAVSMDMMKAKKGH
- a CDS encoding LacI family DNA-binding transcriptional regulator yields the protein MNIYDIATEAGVSPTTVSRVLNEKDNVKDSTRQKVLAVIAGKEYRPNPIAQHLSTGDSRTIAFLAPDIDNAFFSKILHGISDYAYKHDLSVSMYGTDENLQREHRILETLKSGVVRGLIITPISAMDKKTASLLRELKASGIPVVLVDRDIQGMNFDGVFSNDEKTAKEAVRCLIDAGHKKIAIIAGSKTSKPGENRLTGYKAALAEAGIALREEYIVNGFFHEKESYEAAKILMQLPDPPTAVFSSNNLSTLGCLRYLWEQGLCIGKDISLVGFDDIRELRSTNIQLTAVDRPIYEMGYEAMHILMLRFDQPEERSQENYRLKRYTMDGWLIKRGSEKCLLCQNKYEGEKSGNQSGKCCRYY